A stretch of the uncultured Trichococcus sp. genome encodes the following:
- a CDS encoding Cof-type HAD-IIB family hydrolase: MKNKKFIFFDIDGTLLNDEKMPLDSTVQALRQLQKNGHEIAIATGRNLFLAREVIDTFQLDNYIVCNGAAGYFKHELKYENKLDLTAFEKLLQVSDETGHQVVYESAHALARRHESIENNASEAMRSIEFEVPDHDVSFYQNNPLYQALLFYKEEEKAIYEDGAFPEFRFVRWHDAGVDVLPNPGSKAQTALWMAKHLGFAHEDTIAFGDGNNDYELISSVGYGVAMGNAVDSVKDVAKFVTKDCNSGGISFALEKLGLL, translated from the coding sequence TTGAAAAACAAAAAATTCATTTTCTTTGATATCGACGGAACATTGCTGAATGATGAAAAGATGCCACTTGATAGCACTGTCCAAGCATTGCGCCAACTACAAAAGAACGGGCATGAAATCGCGATAGCGACAGGACGAAATCTATTTCTGGCGCGAGAGGTCATCGATACGTTCCAATTGGATAATTACATCGTCTGCAACGGCGCTGCAGGTTACTTCAAGCATGAACTAAAGTATGAAAACAAATTGGATTTGACTGCATTCGAAAAATTGCTGCAAGTTTCCGATGAGACCGGCCATCAGGTTGTCTACGAATCAGCGCATGCTCTGGCTCGTCGCCATGAATCGATAGAGAACAACGCAAGCGAAGCGATGCGCAGCATCGAGTTCGAAGTCCCTGACCACGATGTGTCTTTCTATCAAAACAATCCGCTTTATCAAGCACTTTTGTTCTACAAAGAAGAAGAGAAAGCAATCTATGAAGACGGCGCTTTTCCGGAATTCCGCTTTGTGCGTTGGCACGACGCCGGCGTCGATGTGTTGCCGAATCCGGGGTCCAAAGCACAAACTGCTCTGTGGATGGCGAAACACCTGGGTTTTGCGCATGAAGATACCATTGCTTTCGGGGACGGAAACAATGATTATGAACTCATTTCCAGCGTCGGCTATGGCGTCGCAATGGGGAATGCGGTCGATTCCGTCAAGGATGTCGCCAAATTTGTCACAAAAGATTGCAATTCGGGTGGAATTTCTTTCGCACTTGAAAAATTAGGCTTGTTATAG